In a genomic window of Salvelinus fontinalis isolate EN_2023a chromosome 7, ASM2944872v1, whole genome shotgun sequence:
- the LOC129859993 gene encoding zinc finger protein ZIC 2-like yields MLLEGGHQQSGTGVSASAFQRHHSAHSPVEMQERDPSFMESVHIASQGPGYGPSYANSSRDFILRNRGFGDSSSASDQHSLLRTMAGSLHHSHVEGQGHGHGHLLFPGMHDQPHGSANVLGGRLGLPGEVFGRADQYHHVSGPRSDPYGQYGAMGHNMGMAAHHHHHPAAFFRFMRQQCIKQELICKWIDPDQPGGASRCCGKTYGTMHELVTHVSVEHVGGPEQSSHTCFWEECPRENKSFKAKYKLVNHIRVHTGEKPFACPFPACSKVFARSENLKIHKRTHTGEKPFMCDFFGCDRRFANSSDRKKHLHVHTSDKPYLCKKCDKSYTHPSSLRKHMKVHDSLSVADTSPGASSGYESSTPPSLVSPVSETQSNMSPDSAVLGSGHSNLSSNFSEWYV; encoded by the exons ATGCTGTTGGAGGGAGGTCACCAGCAATCAGGCACAGGGGTCAGTGCGAGCGCGTTCCAAAGGCACCACTCAGCGCATTCACCAGTCGAGATGCAGGAGAGAGACCCCAGCTTTATGGAGTCGGTCCACATCGCCAGCCAGGGACCCGGGTATGGCCCATCCTACGCCAACTCCTCACGGGACTTTATCCTGCGTAACCGGGGATTCGGAGACTCTTCCTCTGCCAGCGATCAGCACTCTCTCCTCAGGACTATGGCTGGGTCTCTCCATCACTCACACGTAGAGGGCCAGGGCCACGGGCATGGACACCTCCTCTTTCCAGGGATGCACGACCAGCCTCACGGTTCTGCTAACGTGCTGGGCGGCCGGTTGGGACTACCGGGGGAGGTATTCGGGAGAGCGGACCAGTATCACCATGTTTCCGGTCCAAGGAGCGACCCTTACGGCCAATATGGGGCCATGGGTCACAACATGGGCATGGCagctcaccaccatcatcacccaGCCGCGTTCTTCCGCTTCATGCGGCAGCAGTGCATCAAACAAGAGTTGATCTGCAAGTGGATAGACCCGGATCAGCCCGGCGGGGCGAGCCGGTGCTGTGGCAAGACCTACGGCACCATGCACGAGCTGGTTACGCACGTCTCCGTGGAGCACGTCGGTGGGCCCGAGCAGAGTAGCCACACCTGCTTCTGGGAAGAGTGCCCGCGCGAGAACAAATCGTTCAAGGCCAAATACAAGCTGGTGAATCATATTCGGgtgcacactggagagaagcctttcgCGTGCCCGTTCCCCGCGTGCAGCAAGGTCTTTGCGCGCTCTGAGAACTTGAAGATACACAAGAGAACTCACACAG GGGAGAAACCGTTCATGTGTGATTTCTTCGGCTGCGACAGACGCTTCGCCAACAGCAGTGACCGCAAGAAACACCTGCACGTTCACACGTCTGACAAGCCCTATCTGTGCAAGAAGTGTGACAAGTCCTACACACACCCCAGCTCGCTGAGAAAACATATGAAG GTGCATGATTCTTTGTCAGTAGCAGACACTTCGCCCGGAGCCAGCAGCGGGTATGAGTCCTCGACGCCCCCGAGTTTAGTGTCCCCTGTCTCGGAGACTCAGAGCAACATGTCCCCGGACTCTGCGGTCCTCGGTAGCGGACACAGCAACCTCTCGTCCAACTTCAGTGAGTGGTATGTCTGA